A stretch of DNA from Candidatus Neomarinimicrobiota bacterium:
GCTCGGCGATAAGCGGCGATCTGCGAGGTATCAGGACCAGCGCGTTGGCGCACACCCAAACAAAGGTCACAGCCACCAGGGCCCACCCCATCACCCAATCCATGCGCCCTGCGGCCAGGAACAGGATCACCCCCACCAGGGCCACCCCCAGGCACTCGCGCACCACCCAGCGGACGATGGTTAGGGTCGGGACGGGCCGGGGCTTCTGAGTATCAGCGGGGGAGTAGGTATTCATCAGGCTGCATTTTCATAACGCCCGAATATAAGCATCCCGTGATGATTTTGCATTCGCCGGATGCGCCCGGTGCACGAAAGGAAGCTGCAGTTGTTTGGATACTTCCCGTGCCGGTTCAGGGCGAAAAGCGTTAAGTTTGTCTATTGGATCTGCCACAGCCCGCGGACTTAACAAGGGCGCTGAAAGCAAACAATAAAAAGGTGAGCATGAACACCAACAAGCCTTCTGAAGAAACGCAACGCCCCGCTGAAAAGGCTAACCGGATCGGCTGGAAAGCCATCCTCCGTTTCGCGATCTACATCCTGATGATGCCTCTGGTACTCTTCCTGGCTGCGGGGACGCTGAACTGGATCACGGCCTGGATTCTCATCGGATTCACGATCGCTTTTACCGTTGTCAGCAGGGTCATCGTCGCCCTGAAACATCCGGACCTGCTGGCGGAACGCGCCCGCTACGCCGAGGCACAGGACGCCAAAGGGTGGGACCGGCTTCTCGTAACCCTTCTGGCCCTATACGGCCCCCTGGTGGTCTGGATCGTGGCCGGCCTGGACTATCGGTTCGGCTGGTCGCCGTCACTGCCGGCGGCCTGGCAGGCGGCTGCACTGGTGGTGATGGTGCTGGGCTACGGCGTGAGCGCCTGGG
This window harbors:
- a CDS encoding isoprenylcysteine carboxylmethyltransferase family protein, encoding MNTNKPSEETQRPAEKANRIGWKAILRFAIYILMMPLVLFLAAGTLNWITAWILIGFTIAFTVVSRVIVALKHPDLLAERARYAEAQDAKGWDRLLVTLLALYGPLVVWIVAGLDYRFGWSPSLPAAWQAAALVVMVLGYGVSAWAMAVNKFFSAVVRIQKDRGHTTVTTGPYRLVRHPSYISGILAYLVLPVFLGTLWALVPVGVTAILTVVRTALEDRTLLAELDGYSDYAQRVRYRLVPGVW